In endosymbiont of unidentified scaly snail isolate Monju, the following are encoded in one genomic region:
- a CDS encoding ChaN family lipoprotein, which produces MRFIPLLLLALVLAACGSPPVRPTAPPAHAAPPETGDALVVETAFSPGLPQLLARLRDQRLIYVGEVHDRNADHRLQLAVLRALPPDRVALGVEWFQARFQSALDDYIAGRIDEAEMLRRTEYFTRWRFDYRLYRPIIRYAREHHIPIIALNASRELTEAIRARGIAGLPPGLRDELPESYDFSDREYDRILRGVFSQHERKSQEFPRFREVQLTWDESMAQRIAAYLKAHPERQMVVMAGRGHVAGRHGIPNRVSRRSGIRGVVILRPVDDEPPRGQADYLVLSEERPLPPRGLIGALLDIADGRVVIKGFTPGSAGRAAGLREGDRIVAINGREVTDYTAFKLGMLGLGPGARLRLVVLRQNADGETRRHAVEVALKAPRDAGLHR; this is translated from the coding sequence ATGCGCTTCATTCCTCTCCTGCTCCTTGCCTTGGTGCTGGCCGCCTGTGGCAGTCCCCCGGTACGCCCGACCGCGCCTCCGGCACACGCTGCTCCGCCCGAAACGGGGGATGCCCTGGTGGTCGAGACCGCATTCAGCCCCGGCCTGCCGCAGCTGCTGGCGCGCCTGCGCGACCAACGCCTGATCTATGTCGGCGAGGTCCACGATCGCAATGCCGACCACCGGCTGCAACTGGCGGTGCTGCGGGCCCTGCCGCCGGATCGGGTCGCGCTGGGTGTCGAGTGGTTCCAGGCGCGTTTCCAGTCGGCGCTGGACGACTACATCGCCGGGCGTATCGACGAGGCGGAGATGCTGCGGCGTACCGAGTACTTCACCCGCTGGCGCTTCGACTACCGGCTGTACCGACCGATCATCCGCTACGCGCGTGAGCACCATATACCGATCATTGCCCTGAATGCGAGTCGCGAGCTGACCGAAGCGATCCGTGCCCGCGGCATCGCGGGGCTGCCGCCCGGCCTGCGCGACGAGCTGCCGGAGAGCTACGATTTCAGCGACCGCGAATACGACCGCATCCTGCGCGGAGTGTTCTCGCAGCATGAGCGCAAGTCACAGGAGTTTCCGCGCTTCCGCGAGGTGCAGCTCACCTGGGACGAGAGCATGGCGCAGCGCATTGCTGCCTACCTGAAGGCCCATCCCGAACGCCAGATGGTGGTGATGGCCGGGCGTGGTCATGTCGCGGGCCGGCACGGCATCCCCAACCGGGTGAGCCGGCGCAGCGGCATCCGCGGGGTGGTGATACTGCGCCCGGTGGACGACGAGCCGCCGCGCGGCCAGGCCGATTACCTGGTGCTCAGCGAGGAACGGCCCCTGCCGCCACGTGGCCTGATCGGTGCCTTGCTCGATATTGCCGACGGCCGGGTGGTGATCAAGGGATTCACCCCGGGCAGTGCCGGGCGTGCTGCCGGCTTGCGCGAGGGGGATCGCATCGTTGCGATCAACGGCCGGGAGGTTACCGATTACACGGCGTTCAAGCTGGGTATGCTGGGGCTGGGGCCCGGAGCACGGCTGCGCCTTGTGGTGCTGCGCCAGAACGCGGACGGCGAGACGCGGCGGCACGCGGTCGAGGTGGCGCTCAAGGCACCCCGCGACGCGGGGCTGCATCGCTGA
- a CDS encoding M1 family metallopeptidase yields the protein MKRILYGFLLYLSWLAAAAAGPAHDMAIRLQVDAGRLIVTDRITLDEPSRRFVFRLNSGLRIDAHPGHLERLETTSTQTHYRLTFDRPERHIVLRYTGRPRFPTTHGHGGMPAGEITPQGVWLDDVSAWYPLTGDPVQGARLAIETPRGWEALAVGRRKQQGNTVVWQTGRPLQALYLVAGPFHRHERQLGEVTLAVWLLHDDPALAERYLALLSDYLRHYQALIGPYPYARFTVVENRWPTGLGMPAFTLIGGQVLRLPFIPYTSLPHELLHNWWGNGVWVDYERGNWSEGLTSYLADHWMQERRGKGARYRLRALQRYSNHAAQGRDLPLRTFVSRHDEASQSVGYSKSLMLFHMTRRLLGDAAFEAGLRRLWRQHHFERIGFETALRTLVGDRPDLLARLRPWLARKGAPRLQLGETQVQPQGDGFRLSLVLAQDADPPFDLHLPARPQRLQVDPDYDVLRRLDPREQPPALNLLFGGPTWLVLPADAPTARYTAWRRLAEAWRKRYPGLRVIDDRDADSLPATAHRLLLGWDNRLLDPHHLSDSRYRLDQDGLEAEGRYWPRRSFAVVRVSIDAQGIGRGFIGAGDPKTIEALARKLPHYGSYGVLVFEHGSARNRLKVSPDNPHSPLSRSL from the coding sequence ATGAAGCGCATTCTGTACGGTTTCCTGTTGTATCTCTCGTGGCTGGCCGCCGCGGCCGCCGGCCCGGCGCACGACATGGCCATCCGCCTGCAGGTGGACGCGGGCCGTCTGATCGTAACCGACCGCATCACGCTTGACGAACCGAGCCGCCGATTCGTGTTCCGGCTCAACAGCGGTCTGCGCATCGACGCGCACCCCGGGCATCTGGAACGCCTGGAGACCACCTCGACACAGACCCACTATCGCCTGACCTTCGACCGACCGGAGCGCCACATCGTTCTCCGCTACACCGGCCGGCCCCGCTTCCCCACCACGCATGGTCATGGCGGCATGCCGGCTGGCGAAATCACGCCCCAAGGCGTCTGGCTGGATGACGTCTCGGCCTGGTACCCGCTGACCGGCGATCCGGTACAGGGTGCCCGGCTCGCCATCGAGACCCCGCGGGGCTGGGAGGCGCTCGCCGTGGGCCGGCGCAAACAACAGGGGAACACCGTGGTCTGGCAGACCGGGCGACCGCTGCAGGCCCTCTACCTGGTCGCCGGTCCCTTCCACCGACATGAACGACAGCTGGGCGAGGTCACCCTGGCCGTCTGGCTGCTGCACGACGATCCCGCACTGGCCGAGCGCTATCTCGCGTTGCTGAGCGACTACCTGCGGCATTACCAGGCGCTGATCGGTCCCTACCCCTACGCGCGGTTCACGGTAGTCGAGAACCGCTGGCCCACCGGCCTGGGCATGCCCGCCTTCACCCTGATCGGCGGGCAGGTCCTGCGCCTGCCCTTCATCCCCTACACCTCGCTGCCCCACGAGCTGCTGCACAACTGGTGGGGCAATGGCGTCTGGGTGGACTATGAGCGGGGCAACTGGAGCGAAGGGCTGACCAGCTACCTGGCCGATCACTGGATGCAGGAGCGCCGGGGCAAGGGGGCGCGCTACCGCCTGCGCGCATTGCAGCGTTACAGCAACCATGCCGCACAGGGCCGAGACCTGCCGCTGCGCACCTTCGTCAGCCGCCACGACGAGGCCTCCCAGTCGGTGGGCTACAGCAAGTCCCTGATGCTGTTCCATATGACCCGCCGCCTGCTGGGCGATGCCGCCTTCGAGGCCGGCCTGCGCCGGCTCTGGAGACAACATCACTTCGAGCGCATCGGCTTCGAGACCGCGCTGCGCACTCTGGTGGGCGACCGCCCCGACCTGCTCGCACGCTTGCGGCCCTGGCTGGCGCGCAAGGGCGCCCCCCGCCTGCAACTCGGCGAGACACAGGTGCAGCCCCAAGGTGACGGCTTTCGCCTGAGCCTGGTCCTGGCACAGGATGCCGATCCGCCCTTCGACCTGCACCTGCCCGCGCGTCCGCAGCGGCTGCAGGTGGACCCCGACTACGATGTGCTGCGCCGGCTGGACCCGCGCGAGCAGCCACCGGCCCTGAACCTGCTGTTCGGCGGCCCGACCTGGCTGGTGCTCCCCGCCGACGCACCGACAGCGCGTTACACCGCCTGGCGACGCCTGGCCGAGGCCTGGCGCAAGCGCTATCCCGGCTTGCGGGTGATCGACGACCGCGACGCCGACAGCCTGCCCGCCACGGCGCACCGGCTGCTGCTCGGCTGGGACAATCGCCTGCTCGACCCACACCACCTGTCGGACTCCCGGTACCGTCTCGACCAGGACGGCCTGGAAGCCGAAGGCCGTTACTGGCCCCGCCGGTCCTTCGCCGTGGTGCGCGTGAGCATCGATGCCCAGGGTATCGGGCGCGGCTTCATCGGCGCCGGCGACCCGAAAACCATCGAGGCACTGGCCCGCAAGCTGCCGCACTACGGCAGCTACGGGGTGCTGGTATTCGAACACGGAAGCGCGCGCAATCGCCTCAAGGTCAGCCCCGACAACCCGCATTCGCCCTTGTCCCGGTCGTTGTGA
- the folE2 gene encoding GTP cyclohydrolase FolE2, whose translation MTASSTPKPVNAADIEDVQASLDTRQIAINKVGIKDIRHPVRVADRSEGKQHTIATFNMYVYLPHNFKGTHMSRFVEILNAHEREISVDTFKQMLVEMAERLESEEGHIEMTFPYFINKKAPVSGVESLLDYQVTLIGEIRNGKPKMYIKVVVPVTSLCPCSKSISDYGAHNQRSHVTVTVRTCEFVWIEEIIEMVEQEASCELYGLLKRPDEKFVTERAYDNPKFVEDMVRDVAARLNADDRICAYVVESENFESIHNHSAYALIEDDKEAKAG comes from the coding sequence ATGACAGCAAGCTCCACCCCCAAGCCGGTCAACGCGGCCGACATCGAAGACGTCCAGGCCAGTCTCGACACTCGCCAAATCGCCATCAACAAGGTGGGTATCAAGGACATTCGTCACCCGGTGCGCGTGGCCGACCGCAGCGAGGGCAAGCAGCACACCATCGCCACTTTCAACATGTACGTGTACCTGCCGCACAACTTCAAGGGCACGCACATGTCGCGCTTCGTCGAGATCCTCAACGCCCACGAGCGCGAGATCTCGGTGGACACCTTCAAGCAGATGCTGGTGGAGATGGCCGAGCGCCTGGAGTCCGAGGAAGGCCACATCGAGATGACCTTCCCCTACTTCATCAACAAGAAGGCGCCGGTCTCAGGCGTGGAGAGCCTGCTCGACTACCAGGTGACCCTGATCGGCGAGATCCGTAACGGCAAGCCCAAGATGTACATCAAGGTGGTGGTGCCGGTGACCAGCCTGTGCCCCTGTTCCAAGTCGATCTCCGACTACGGCGCGCACAATCAGCGTTCGCACGTCACCGTGACCGTGCGCACCTGCGAGTTCGTGTGGATCGAAGAGATCATCGAGATGGTCGAACAGGAAGCCTCCTGCGAGCTGTATGGCCTGCTCAAGCGCCCGGACGAGAAATTCGTCACCGAGCGCGCCTATGACAATCCCAAGTTCGTCGAGGACATGGTGCGCGACGTGGCCGCACGCCTGAACGCCGACGACCGCATCTGCGCCTACGTGGTGGAGTCGGAAAACTTCGAGTCCATTCACAATCACTCGGCCTACGCGCTGATCGAAGACGACAAGGAGGCCAAGGCCGGTTGA
- a CDS encoding retropepsin-like aspartic protease family protein — protein MSRALFCLCLSLLLPGVSLAAQVRVLALFPGKALLEVGGRRKVLAAGQELNGVKLVAADPREARVMVDGRVETLRLGNAVSDRYARPQRQEIRLLRRDNAFHLDGLINGQPVRMLVDTGANTMALSERDARRLGIPYVQEGQPAAARTASGVSHGYVVRLRSVKVGSRTFHDVQAMVIEGDYPQEVLLGMNVLRHFEMDHRDNLMILRSRP, from the coding sequence ATGTCGCGAGCCCTGTTTTGCCTGTGCCTGTCCCTGCTGCTCCCTGGGGTCTCGCTGGCGGCGCAGGTGCGCGTGCTGGCGCTGTTCCCGGGCAAGGCCCTGCTCGAGGTGGGCGGTCGGCGAAAGGTGCTGGCGGCGGGACAGGAGCTGAATGGCGTGAAGCTGGTCGCTGCCGACCCGCGCGAGGCGCGGGTGATGGTCGACGGGCGGGTGGAGACCCTGCGACTGGGCAATGCGGTGAGCGACCGCTATGCCAGGCCGCAGCGCCAGGAGATCCGCCTGCTGCGGCGCGACAACGCCTTTCACCTCGACGGCCTCATCAATGGGCAGCCGGTGCGCATGCTGGTGGATACCGGCGCCAACACCATGGCGTTGAGCGAGCGCGATGCGCGCCGCCTGGGTATCCCCTATGTGCAGGAGGGGCAGCCCGCTGCGGCGCGTACTGCCTCGGGCGTGTCACATGGCTACGTTGTGCGCCTGCGTTCGGTCAAGGTCGGCAGTCGCACCTTCCACGACGTGCAGGCCATGGTGATCGAGGGCGACTATCCGCAAGAGGTCCTGCTGGGCATGAACGTGCTGCGCCACTTCGAGATGGATCACCGAGACAATCTGATGATCCTGCGCAGCCGTCCCTGA
- a CDS encoding phosphatidylglycerophosphatase A family protein has product MTTLRADGLPKPDMRRPLHFLAFGFGAGCSPKAPGTMGTLMALALYLPLSRLPEWAYLGVTLAVAASGVFICGWSARRLGVHDHPGIVWDEIAGYLVTMLWAPPGLIWALVGFVLFRFFDILKPWPIGWLDRRVGGGLGIMLDDLAAGLAALGLLQLLAHWLAP; this is encoded by the coding sequence ATGACCACTTTGCGGGCTGACGGACTGCCGAAGCCGGACATGCGCCGGCCCTTGCATTTTCTTGCCTTCGGTTTCGGTGCGGGCTGTTCGCCGAAGGCGCCCGGCACCATGGGCACGCTGATGGCACTGGCCCTCTATCTGCCGCTGTCGCGTCTGCCGGAGTGGGCCTACCTGGGGGTGACCCTGGCTGTCGCTGCGAGCGGGGTGTTCATCTGCGGCTGGTCGGCGCGCCGGCTGGGGGTGCACGACCACCCGGGCATCGTCTGGGACGAGATCGCGGGTTACCTGGTGACCATGCTGTGGGCACCCCCGGGCCTGATCTGGGCGCTGGTCGGCTTTGTGCTGTTCCGCTTCTTCGATATTCTCAAGCCTTGGCCGATAGGCTGGCTCGATCGCCGCGTCGGTGGTGGCCTGGGCATCATGCTCGATGACCTGGCCGCCGGGCTCGCCGCCCTGGGCCTGTTGCAGCTGCTGGCGCACTGGCTGGCGCCCTGA
- the thiL gene encoding thiamine-phosphate kinase, protein MPGEFDLIRRYFAHATESREDVPLGIGDDCALLKVPSDRWLAVSCDTLVAGRHFLPGVDPETLGHKALAVNLSDLAAMGAEPAWASLCLTLPEADEAWLAAFMRGFSALAARHGVQLVGGDTTRGPLSISVTIQGLADPAHTLRRDAARPGDLVYVSGTLGDAGLALLAQQGLYTRAGSLPFLRQRLDQPEPRVELGLAAAPLAHAAIDLSDGLGGDLAHVCTASGVGAMLYLDRLPLSPAVRDYVDETGDWSLPLSAGDDYELLLTVPGERQAAFEAAMREQAVPVTWVGMIESGAGVRAQYPDGQIDEGVAKGHDHFAG, encoded by the coding sequence ATGCCCGGCGAGTTCGACCTGATAAGGCGATATTTCGCCCATGCCACCGAATCACGCGAGGATGTCCCCCTGGGCATTGGCGACGACTGCGCCCTGCTGAAAGTGCCGTCGGATCGCTGGCTGGCGGTAAGCTGCGACACCCTGGTGGCCGGGCGGCACTTTCTTCCCGGGGTCGACCCCGAGACACTGGGCCACAAGGCGCTGGCGGTGAATCTCTCCGACCTGGCGGCGATGGGCGCCGAGCCGGCCTGGGCCAGCCTCTGCCTGACCCTGCCCGAGGCCGACGAGGCCTGGCTGGCTGCCTTCATGCGTGGCTTCTCGGCGCTGGCCGCACGCCACGGCGTGCAGCTGGTCGGCGGTGACACCACGCGCGGGCCATTGTCGATCAGTGTCACCATCCAGGGCCTTGCCGATCCGGCACACACGCTGCGTCGCGATGCCGCACGGCCGGGTGACCTCGTCTATGTCTCGGGCACCCTGGGCGATGCCGGGCTGGCGTTGCTGGCGCAGCAGGGGCTGTATACCCGCGCCGGCAGCCTGCCGTTCCTGCGCCAGCGCCTCGACCAGCCCGAGCCGCGCGTCGAACTCGGCCTGGCCGCCGCCCCGCTGGCGCATGCCGCCATCGATCTGTCCGACGGCCTGGGGGGCGACCTGGCGCATGTGTGCACGGCCAGCGGGGTGGGGGCCATGCTGTATCTCGATCGCCTGCCGCTCTCGCCCGCGGTGCGCGACTACGTGGACGAGACCGGCGACTGGTCGCTGCCGCTCTCGGCCGGTGACGACTATGAGCTGTTGCTCACCGTGCCCGGCGAGCGCCAGGCGGCCTTCGAGGCGGCCATGCGCGAACAGGCGGTGCCGGTGACCTGGGTGGGCATGATCGAGAGCGGTGCGGGCGTGCGCGCGCAATATCCCGACGGACAGATCGACGAGGGGGTGGCGAAGGGGCATGACCACTTTGCGGGCTGA
- the nusB gene encoding transcription antitermination factor NusB yields MSRQRSKARSLAAQALYQWQMAGQPVPDIVQQFLLEHAEKRFDRDYFRDLFEGVTGQLETVDAALAEALDRDIERVDPVERAILRLGAYELLRHPEIPYRVAINETVELAKTFGSEQGHRYVNGVLDKAARSLRALEIGATRRS; encoded by the coding sequence GTGAGCCGGCAACGCAGCAAGGCACGTTCGCTCGCGGCGCAGGCCCTCTACCAGTGGCAGATGGCCGGGCAGCCGGTGCCCGACATCGTGCAGCAGTTCCTGCTCGAGCACGCCGAAAAGCGTTTCGATCGTGACTACTTTCGCGACCTGTTCGAGGGCGTGACCGGGCAGCTCGAGACCGTGGACGCTGCGCTGGCCGAGGCGCTGGACCGTGACATCGAGCGGGTCGACCCGGTAGAGCGCGCCATCCTGCGCCTCGGTGCCTACGAACTTCTCCGGCATCCCGAGATCCCCTATCGGGTGGCCATCAACGAGACGGTCGAACTGGCCAAGACCTTTGGTTCCGAGCAGGGTCACCGCTACGTGAATGGCGTGCTCGACAAGGCGGCGCGCAGCCTGCGCGCGCTGGAGATCGGCGCCACCAGGCGCAGCTGA